Below is a window of Deltaproteobacteria bacterium DNA.
ATCGCGAGGTCGGGGCAGTGGGCAGTCGCGCGATCGATCGCTTCTTGCCCGGTCGCGGCCTCGTCCACCTCGAAGCCGCGCCGGCGCAGCGTGCGCGCGATCGCACGCCGCACGGCATCGTGGTCCTCCGCCAGCAGCACGCGCGGCGCCGGCTCGCCGCTGGGCGCCGGTTGCGGTCGCTCCGGCGACGCCGGCCGCGCGGCAGTCGGCGCGGGCCGCATCGGTACGACCGCGGTCGTCATGCCGCCCCCGCCGCCTTCCGGGAGCTGAGCCCGATCTGCAGGATGCCGACCAGGTCCACGCGGTCCCAGGGCTTGAGCAAGAAGCGATTCACCGCGCCCTCGTTGAGCGCGCGGATCGCCACGTTGACGTCGGCCCGCCCGGTGAGCAGCACCCGGTAGATGTGCGGGTACAGCAGGCGAACGCGCTGGAGCAGGTCCAGCCCGTTCATGCCGGGCATCTCGTAGTCGCTCACGACGGCGTCGACCTGCTCGTCGCGCAGCGTGGCGAGCGCCTCGTCGCCGTCGCACGCCTGCACGACCTCGTAGCCGTATAGCTTCAACTCGCGCGCGAGCGCTGCGCGCAGGTCGGCGCTGTCATCGACGATCAATATTCTCTTGCCGGACATCGATTACTCCTGGTTGGTGGAAAGGGCGGAGGCAATCTCGCTGCGAAGCGACGCGAGGCTCCACGTCTCGCGCCAGCCGCGGACCGCGCGCCCGCGCGCGTCCACGACCATCACGTCGGTCAAATCGCGAATCCATGAACCGCCGGCCGCGACGAACACGCCCTGGGCCATGCCGACCAGCCGGTACCCGCCGCGACCCGCGCGAACGAACGCGATGACCTCGTCGCCGGCCGCGAGCCGACCGGCGCCGGGCACGGTCACGACCCAGTCGCCGAGCGCGCCGCCGAGGCGGCGGATCGTGAGCGAGCGCGGGCACGCGCCGGCGAGGCAGTCGGTCACCGCGAGGTCGACGTCGGTGTACACCCGGCCGCGGTCGACCACGACGCGCTCGGCGACCGCGCGGCCGCGGACGACCGCGTCGGCGGCGCGGGCGAGCTCGGCGACCGGCGCGCGGCGCAGTGCGGACGCGCGTGCGCCCGGCACGGCGGCGGCGACGACCGCCGCGGCGACGGCCAGCGCGCCCGCGCGCCGCCGCGCGATCAGCCACGCCAGCGCGGCCGCGACGAGCCACGCGGCGCCGCCGTCGCCGGCCGCCGCGCAGCCGAACGCGGTCGCGAGCGGCTCGGCGGGCGGCGCCGCCGGATCGGGCGCGCCGGCGGCCACGGCGTACAGGGCGGCCACGCCCGCCCGGTCGTCGGGCGACGGCTCGCGCTTGGCCTGGCAGGAAGCCACCGTCGGGTACATGACCGCCGCGCGGTCGTCCGGCTCGTGGCCGAGGCCGAGCGCGTGACCGATCTCGTGCGTGAGCACGGTCTGCAGATCGAACGCATCGTCGCAGGCGGCGTCACCGATCGCCGTCCACGCGTAGTCGTCGGCGTTGACCGCGATGTCCGCGTCGCGGATCGCGCCCGTGGACCGGACGTGAACGCGAACGGTCACCGCGAGCGCCAGCGGGTCGAGGTCGTCATCCCAGTGGCGCAGCCACACGATCGCGTTGCGGCCGTCGGTCGCGTCGAGGTCTGCAGCGGGATGGTCGGACACGTCGATGCGCAACGCGCCGTCCAGCACAGCGTTCCACGCCGCGGCGGCCGCGGTCGCCGCGGACCGATCGAAGCCGCCGTCGCGGTCGCGATCGCCCGCGCCGCCGACGTCCAGCCGGATCCGGTCGGCGTGCCAGCGGACGGGATCGCCGCCGTCGGTGTACGCGAGCCGATACGCTCGCGCCGCCGGCGCCGCAGCCGCGAGCCAGACGGCGGCCGCGACCCCTGTGACTTTCCTCCGCACACCGGTCGAATCGGTCCATCGCGCCGCGACTTGACCCCGCGGGCCG
It encodes the following:
- a CDS encoding response regulator, with amino-acid sequence MSGKRILIVDDSADLRAALARELKLYGYEVVQACDGDEALATLRDEQVDAVVSDYEMPGMNGLDLLQRVRLLYPHIYRVLLTGRADVNVAIRALNEGAVNRFLLKPWDRVDLVGILQIGLSSRKAAGAA